From one Lycium barbarum isolate Lr01 chromosome 6, ASM1917538v2, whole genome shotgun sequence genomic stretch:
- the LOC132599674 gene encoding calmodulin-like protein 3 — protein MDADELRRVFQIFDRNGDGRITKKELNDSLENMNIFIPDVELSQMVAKIDVNGDGYMDIDEFGSLYKTILTDQETNYEDDMREAFNVFDQNGDGFITVDELKSVLGSLGLKQGGTAEDCRQMINKVDVDGDGRVNFMEFKQMMMGGGGFAALS, from the coding sequence ATGGATGCGGACGAGCTTAGACGGGTGTTCCAAATATTCGACAGGAACGGCGATGGGCGGATAACCAAGAAAGAGCTAAATGATTCATTAGAGAATATGAATATATTCATTCCGGATGTTGAGCTATCCCAGATGGTAGCAAAAATCGACGTGAATGGTGACGGATATATGGACATTGATGAGTTTGGTTCTCTTTATAAGACCATTTTAACAGATCAAGAGACGAATTATGAGGACGACATGCGAGAAGCATTCAATGTTTTTGACCAAAATGGAGACGGGTTTATCACTGTTGATGAATTAAAATCAGTGTTGGGATCCCTTGGACTCAAACAAGGTGGAACTGCTGAGGATTGTAGGCAGATGATCAACAAAGTCGACGTTGATGGAGATGGAAGGGTTAACTTTATGGAATTTAAGCAGATGATGATGGGAGGTGGTGGTTTTGCTGCTTTAAGTTAA